tgtttattgatattaacttaataaataacgagttatttttaataaaatttaagttacattattttataaataattaaattataaataaacctaacctaacgctaacatataaaaaaaataacttttttttaacttttaacttattaaaaagttaaaaaaatatatgtataaacttttaatttaactgagttaaccaacaattttattaacttttaacttttaactttttcttattgatgcatattaacttaacttaactaagttaaaaaaatcattaacttgACCAGCCTTGATTATAAGTGTActgtaatacattaattttttaatttattaattttatagaatttggtattttctataattataacataataaaacaaaaacattattacaataaaataataacacaatcaACTACATGGGTTATGATAACTTAACtcataaaataccaaaaatattgcatatcatattatcaaaaatacaatttgtcatttattttccattttatcGGTttctattatgttatgttcCGTTTATGcctaattatagtttttattttcttaagtaaatttaacagTTTGAAAAtcctataatcattattaatataataatcgttgtaaaatatgataatttataaaattcgtaacagtttacttttttgatttgGTTTGATAccataatttagaaataaaccaTACTTTAACAGCTAACGTTTAataaaactcataaaataatattcgtacttggaatataaaattatcgcttggtacttttttttttttttttgtaaagaataatagtttgtaatttcatcaattttttaagGGGCTCTCCACACGTATAATCGGCTAAGCTTCGTCTTCGTCGGTCCTTCGAATCTTTCCGCTCCACCATAGCTATTAAATTGCCACATGCCTTTTTTCCTACGCATCGTCGTTTATCTTGCttttgagtttattttataatactaacataacattgtatttcccgatataatttttttttgcatatgtTCTATGAAAAACTTTTGccaaatttttagatttaaaatcataaaatatacaattttttttatctatcaaTCGTACAACCaaaacagtatttaaaataatggttttcatgattataatctaatacattcattttacaagaaacaactatatttaattattgtaataaacttaataacgagacgattgataaatattttgtaaactttTCTTTCCTTTAGacgttaaaattattcattgtttttaattacgtAAACGTGAACAACTTGAAAACAAcatatgattttacaataaaatacacttaaatCAGTTACAGtttctatattttcaaacaatattccAAGTTTCATTCAAAAACTGTAAAAGTTGAACAatgtactaaatatataaatgcaacATAGCATTGTTTCGCGTGTCatgagataattattattaaaataaaatacaaaataataaaaaataataatatcatgtctACAAGGaatgagaataataataatattcaaacaaaacaaacgtatgtattacaataaaataatatttactacaaaaactaaatatgtataattatattatcttaaatacaggtacataatattatataacgatgTGTAAAATTCAGTCTCTTAAAAAGTCGACCCAACGCTGAACTCGTACATTCAAAGTTcggaataaatattaaaggcTATACAAGGGCCTTTTGAAtcctaataacaattatttgttttttctttttttgtatagtCATACCGATGTATACAAAAACTGCCTCCGGCACGGTGGCGTTGCAGTCGGTCGATAATTCGGTAGGTCCAGTAGTTGTATTCGGCACTTGACGTATAGGTAAGGTATTACACCGTGTCCAAAACATtcaacaaacaatataataaatcgatGCGGTCCCCCGCACAGTATCACATTTTCGAAATACTTGGGTGGCCACTATCTTCTTCTGTTAACACAATCCAATACCGgtggtttaaaatttgttggtggacatttaaaaaaaaatttttttttaagcggtATATCTATAGATTTTTTCTAACCAGCATATTATACCAGCATACCGATATCCATAATGCGAGCGAATCGTTCAGCACCGAACAACTTGTTTACGCAGctacatgtaatataataatatacaatatgataagTCTACAATATGgtcatatttttagattcaaaataaataaacttttttttaaagtcgttttcaaaaaaaaaaaaaaaaaattaaagcgtGTGCAATAAATGGACTTCAATTATATAGCTACAatacaatagttatttttacaatataaaaatagcaaTCAATCAAAACACGAGAGTCATGCTGAAAACtgagtgtaaaatatataaaaccgaTAGAACAGTTGTATGAGCTCTTTCGGATGTTTTTACTCTCGAAAATAACAACCAATCTTACGTGttaatataatgaacataCACACCCATTGAATTCGTGCACCTTTACGCTATATAATGATTACAGTATTTATACACattccatttataatattaagttggaATCaccaaaattatatgattgtaggtataataaaaaaaaatatgaaatatataaataaatttaaacattttataaacattaaattttgtttaaaacacaacactgtattattataacaccatATCATGCATTTACGCCAGCATACGACAGTGAATACACAAgtatccataaaaaaaataataagcaaatccataaaaaaaaaatgaccgttcacaaaaaaaaaaaagactgaCACCCAAGTACACAAATACATTAACCGATTACGCTAAATGATTACAATATTTCCGGTGCCATGAAAAGGgacattataacaatatttacaatgtgAAAATAGTTGCCATTGGTCAATAAAATTTGACGCGTTCAACGATCCTGATCAAACACCGGgagcattattttgaaattcataatacatatcaCCATGCATCCAAAACAATTTACtagaataacttaatatacGACGATGCTAatcgtatgtattataaacgcTCCGTTCACAATGCATCCGATTTATACTGCACCAACCGAACACCAAATATGCACCTTTATGCAagtgcatttttaattgttcgaTTATCATTGCAAAGGGAGCGTGCGTTCAATACCGAGTATTCGAttacatataggtagataatattcaaaaagacGATGAGATCAATTTTGACAGTGGTTACAGCACATACGCACACACAAAACagatttttgtacaattaatttttatttgtacgtCTAATAGTTCAGGTAATTGAATACtcggtataaataaaaagaataacagaaaaattaaaaagaaacacACCGACAGCAATTATATCTAAGGCCCCTTTAACCCATTTTTCATAACGCGTTAAACAAAAGCCTCACCTGCGTCCAATATTAGATCACCGACGTCCGTGTTTTGATTGCCCTTGTGATCCCGCCTCACATCCAGCCACGACGGTCTGAGTATACTAGGCGCTGCGGTAACTTCTTGCCGATGTCCCTTATTTTCAGCTCTACAACCAAACCACCAATATCCAGCATTACGGGGGAAAGGTGGGTCTGCAACGTCGACCtgagaaattaaaacaaacatttgatATAGGCACGTTGAAAACTTTGATAACTTATATCGACgttgaagtttaaaaaaaaataaataataataatttaatattatacttactgcAAACGTCCTGTCATTGAACCTGTAGTAGTTTTCGTCTTTGAAGAAATAAGTATAGCCATTCGTGTAATGCAAGACTGCGTCGATGTTATCTGGTATACCATCCCAATTGCTAATAGGCTTCGGGTACGTGCTCTTTACAGGAGGCTTTTGCATTGGGTCAAATTTCCAAAACTTTGAGCCtagaatgaataataataaattattatgtactctccataaataacaatttgtggtttgttttattttatatttgtattataattgtattgttgaacttttaatatctaagtaatgttgttttgtatatttatatgcgaTTTCAAAGTTCggtatattaaagaaaaataaatgtaaattattatacttctaaTTAATCATAGTCAGAAGTTAATATCGATTAGTTTTTAAGCTTGAAGAAGTGCGTGagaacaaaacataaattaaaatactttcatttaaatattatagttatctaaaaagtaataaactataaaagtaaaatagtaatgccagttgataaataaaatagataaaaaagcatgaaaataattgaattcacattcgaaaattattaaaatattactaaataagacgtaataatatgtaagtacctacttatatttatttcataataacaacaataaattagacAAGCTCTTgatttcaatacaaaattaaattaaaaaccaggGAACTCGCTCAGCTGTGTAGTAGATTTAGAATGTATCTCGTCAGTGAATGGATTactgtaatggatgtgttcaattttaataaaacattgcagatgtacgaaaaacaattctaagCGAAGGAGACGGATGAATCATCATCTATTACTAAGGATAGTTggatagtttatattatattcatattattattattattttcgtaaattagaaaaatataataattttacgaaaaatatcgcatataacttaaatataatatataataaccaaCGTATGGTTTTATAGATTCATGAtataaaatagctaaaaattaatttaaatatatgttttgataattatatgttgtataaaaaatgaaagagtttatagaaaaaatataaacagataattaaatatggaaGAACaacttttcaattattttctaataaattaagttaaattaccgataaaaaaagcaaataacTACATGAATTCAAGTTGATTACATTGAGTTGCTAActcattcaaatataataagcaaAAGCATtactattcttaaaaaatcatttacctacttaaaaattatacggtACAAGTACTGtagtatacgtattattgCAACTCAATAAATGtagttcaatatattatggtataatattgtttgtgctGATTTTTTTCGTGTTATAAATGTGTTAGTAACTACTTACCATCCAATAGAAGAAATGTCAAATattaagtttcaaaaaaaacttagTTGTCGTTGCTTAGTTAAAATAACGTAAACGGGTTAGTTatgaaacacataatattaagtaacattgtattattagtaaaatgttattggtatttaaattCGTTTGTATCACACGAATGCAAGAGGataaaacgatataatatatcgtccATGATACACAAAACCAACCTTTGAAAAAGTAAATCTTTCCGTTACCGCTCCAAACAAGAGCCGCGTCAACATTATCAGGGATACCGGCAAAGCCTTCGGCTATATCTTTTGGATACCCGTCGTCCATTGTAGTGTCAGTATATTTCCAATACTTTGTGCCTTTGAAGAAATAcgttttaccatttttatacGTGAATGCAGCGTCTATGTTGCCTGGAAGGCCAGACCATGTGCCTGAGATAGGCTTGGGAAATCCTTGAGCAAGTCCGTCGTCCGTTAACTTCCAATAATAATCACCTGTATAGAAACGTAgatttgcattattttataatcgtaCAAAACAAAGGAATGCTCGACGACCGACGTGAGACAGTACCTTTAAACACAAACGTTTCACCGGCGGCCGAATTGAACAAAGCATTCACTTTAGTGTCTGTACATAATTCAGCGTCGCTGCCCTCTGTGCCCGGCGGTTCTTGCGTTGTTGTCTTTTTACCTGATCCTTGGCTAGTGCTATCGTCGTCGTTGTCTGCTCCTTCTGCCGAAGTATTAGCACCGTACAGAGCCTGCAAAAGTGgacgaaaataaatatgtttttcgtGTCTCGCCAAACTTAATATATCATAGGTAATTGTTTTAGAGCTCAACCTGAATGGCTTCAACGTCATCGCTGTCCAAATTAAATGACGGATTATAACCTCTATAGAATGGCGCCATTAATGCAGACCGGACATCCGAGTGAGATAGTCCTAATGAGTGACCAAATTCATGAGCTGCTACTTGGAACAAGTTAGtacctgtaaaataaaaaaacgaaacaTGAATGTCAGTACGTCACTATCTGCActcaatatatgtattttttttctacagtatttttatacaacaaatttgtaaaatatattatacataaaaataatttgtaccgaataaaaaataaaaacgaattaggtatttttttttttttcatattttaatttacattagttacatgacatatttttttttattcttaatcaaCCTGTGTTGTCAACAATGGTTCTCCAATCTTATTGAGGGGGGATACTATACgtcaatactttataaaaatattcattcatctattttttttttttttaattaagaccatttttagctaaaaaaaatatccttttaaaaatatttcaaaagctGTATCACTTTACAAAGATCTTTAGTTAAAACCAAAAAGCTTTCAaaggaaatttttaaaagtaaaatagttatattcaaAGGAAAGAAGGAgagctatttattttacagtattgtttttttttatttctacaagAATTTTTgggataataattatgtattagtaattaataatatactagaaATTTAACATGTCCTCACTTatcaatttgaaattgaatattaacacacgggttatttataaatgttaagtggtattaaaatactacaaataataaagaaattatcgGTTTGGTTAAGTTAGGTTAGTCATAAAAATCGCATTtcgaagaaataaaaaatattatcaaataaaatgattaataattttcatatttaaaaaaaatatataatagtagaccaatatattgaatttacgtCTAGATCAAATGTAGATGATTacattaatatctaaatttctattatttatattatccacACTTACACATTTtgtcaatacaatttattttttcgtttatttaaaaataatcttatatattaaaacttgaCTACACCTAACTTATGACaagttaaatagtataattttaaaacagtaataCTTAAATCATAATCTAACCTTTAAATGAACCTATTGACCATTTTTCTGAATCATCAAAATGAGCATCACCACCGTAAACTGGAAAGAAAGCATGTGCCAAAGTTCCACCCGGTCCGTCGAATGGATCCCCATCACCATGTTCCCCTTTTTCAAATCTGATTTCGATGTGCacctatttataaagttttttttttaattatttaatgaaaacattatataaaaacattattaaaaaaaataagaactcaatattgttaacattattcaacatataataagataaattataattaaatacgtgatcaatgtataaattatgaaactatataactattggtttatttattaacttattgaaatttgatttcaaaattaaaatacaatatttaaaattagtttttataataaattaattatttcgaaACAAAGATatactaatgtattataatatattccaaaCTTACTTGGCCAGACTTTTTGTGAGTAAACGTCAACGGTGTAACGTCAGACCATACGTCGAATGCTTTCCGGATTTCCGAGTCCGTTTCCGACTTACCCAGCAGTTTAGGATACTTGGATATTTTATACGTCAAGTCTTTCACCCTCCACCGACtacctataaatacataaatacaatatacattatttataatattatgaataatatattatacaacatgtgtaatgtatatataatataaatacatttgtatatgaCACACAGCAACGAATAATTAGAAGAGATTAATCGGCTAGGTCGAAATATGCATAATTATCATGAGCACAGCTTATATAACCAACAATTCTCGtgtgacaaatataatattgtctcatTTCCTTGATCCTACTAGTGTTTCCGAGtcctacattatttatattattctacgtACGTCGTACgcgtttaacatttttaaaacaacacaatgcattattattattgttgttgttgtttatattattattattattatcatcatagtGAGAAATATATATGCGTAGGACATAAGTACGACAAATCTGTCGGATTTTTTACGGAAATTCGTTTCATTTCAATGTATACTCGTACAAgcgtaaaaatgttcaatatcgtttaaataattttttcagtactatacacaaaaatcaaaatacaattgGTCATGGCATTACACGATAATTGCATACGTGTACGACGATAGGAAATAATATCAGTAGACGTTCATGACGAAATATGTAACAATTgtattgaattgttttttttatttatttgtttatttatttatttatttttttttttacttatttatttatttatttttttttagtcgaaAGAaggttgttaaaatataaaataatttaaacgacattattatttaatttatataagtaaaacagtaatattatttattaaaaaaataatatagtatacttattgttacacaaatcaaatattaagttttttttataatattttcttgtattttaataatattattatcatatattaacaatctttgttatttaaatgtataattttaaaataataacaagaatcaacaaaatattcagaaaataaacaaatgaatACATGTTATTAAGACAAGaaataccatttatttattattataattataaaaattaaacaatgattaaaaacttacttaataaaaaaacacagaaTAATACTttcattaatgttataaacactaaatattgtcattttattaaatttaattcgatttgtattatgaaatataatataatttttagtatgggaaatatattttttttaatttaaatataaaatacgttcAATTTTCGAATACGtttgttacatattttagtgtaccttttttattaattaattttatgtattaaaaatattgtaaatgttaTTCGAGGTCATTTTAGTCATAAAACGTATTctaaacaatga
The DNA window shown above is from Aphis gossypii isolate Hap1 chromosome 2, ASM2018417v2, whole genome shotgun sequence and carries:
- the LOC114124803 gene encoding matrix metalloproteinase-16 isoform X2; this encodes MTTCKSCIMLMSSLILLSCALRFAVAVQTDAQAMMYLSQFGYLSPSMKNPNSGHIMSEETMAKALMEFQSFVGLNLTGHLDDDTLHFMSMPRCGVRDKVGFATDSRSRRYALQGSRWRVKDLTYKISKYPKLLGKSETDSEIRKAFDVWSDVTPLTFTHKKSGQVHIEIRFEKGEHGDGDPFDGPGGTLAHAFFPVYGGDAHFDDSEKWSIGSFKGTNLFQVAAHEFGHSLGLSHSDVRSALMAPFYRGYNPSFNLDSDDVEAIQALYGANTSAEGADNDDDSTSQGSGKKTTTQEPPGTEGSDAELCTDTKVNALFNSAAGETFVFKGDYYWKLTDDGLAQGFPKPISGTWSGLPGNIDAAFTYKNGKTYFFKGTKYWKYTDTTMDDGYPKDIAEGFAGIPDNVDAALVWSGNGKIYFFKGSKFWKFDPMQKPPVKSTYPKPISNWDGIPDNIDAVLHYTNGYTYFFKDENYYRFNDRTFAVDVADPPFPRNAGYWWFGCRAENKGHRQEVTAAPSILRPSWLDVRRDHKGNQNTDVGDLILDAEEDSGHPSISKM
- the LOC114124803 gene encoding matrix metalloproteinase-16 isoform X3 yields the protein MTTCKSCIMLMSSLILLSCALRFAVAVQTDAQAMMYLSQFGYLSPSMKNPNSGHIMSEETMAKALMEFQSFVGLNLTGHLDDDTLHFMSMPRCGVRDKVGFATDSRSRRYALQGSRWRVKDLTYKISKYPKLLGKSETDSEIRKAFDVWSDVTPLTFTHKKSGQVHIEIRFEKGEHGDGDPFDGPGGTLAHAFFPVYGGDAHFDDSEKWSIGSFKGTNLFQVAAHEFGHSLGLSHSDVRSALMAPFYRGYNPSFNLDSDDVEAIQALYGANTSAEGADNDDDSTSQGSGKKTTTQEPPGTEGSDAELCTDTKVNALFNSAAGETFVFKGDYYWKLTDDGLAQGFPKPISGTWSGLPGNIDAAFTYKNGKTYFFKGTKYWKYTDTTMDDGYPKDIAEGFAGIPDNVDAALVWSGNGKIYFFKGSKFWKFDPMQKPPVKSTYPKPISNWDGIPDNIDAVLHYTNGYTYFFKDENYYRFNDRTFAVDVADPPFPRNAGYWWFGCRAENKGHRQEVTAAPSILRPSWLDVRRDHKGNQNTDVGDLILDAAA
- the LOC114124803 gene encoding matrix metalloproteinase-19 isoform X1, whose translation is MTTCKSCIMLMSSLILLSCALRFAVAVQTDAQAMMYLSQFGYLSPSMKNPNSGHIMSEETMAKALMEFQSFVGLNLTGHLDDDTLHFMSMPRCGVRDKVGFATDSRSRRYALQGSRWRVKDLTYKISKYPKLLGKSETDSEIRKAFDVWSDVTPLTFTHKKSGQVHIEIRFEKGEHGDGDPFDGPGGTLAHAFFPVYGGDAHFDDSEKWSIGSFKGTNLFQVAAHEFGHSLGLSHSDVRSALMAPFYRGYNPSFNLDSDDVEAIQALYGANTSAEGADNDDDSTSQGSGKKTTTQEPPGTEGSDAELCTDTKVNALFNSAAGETFVFKGDYYWKLTDDGLAQGFPKPISGTWSGLPGNIDAAFTYKNGKTYFFKGTKYWKYTDTTMDDGYPKDIAEGFAGIPDNVDAALVWSGNGKIYFFKGSKFWKFDPMQKPPVKSTYPKPISNWDGIPDNIDAVLHYTNGYTYFFKDENYYRFNDRTFAVDVADPPFPRNAGYWWFGCRAENKGHRQEVTAAPSILRPSWLDVRRDHKGNQNTDVGDLILDADNSRKFNETQSRFARSSSPKHTVTALCIILTSLWWCIS